Proteins from a single region of Sphingomonas swuensis:
- a CDS encoding heme exporter protein CcmB: MAPAGARPLIVRLILRDLRRSLGGGAWLPLAFFLLVAMLVPFAVGPDPRLLGRIAPGMLWVAALTAALLPVERLIEPDRASGVIDQLAVRGLLMEEVALAKLVAHWLSFGPPLLLAALPAAALLGMDGAALGRTLLTLAIGTPGLAALAVAVASLTAGLPRSGALAALLLLPLAIPLLIFAAGAAGDPRAGALALEAAVSLFLVVGTPFLAGAALRMGRT, encoded by the coding sequence GTGGCGCCGGCTGGAGCTCGGCCGCTGATCGTCCGCCTGATCCTGCGCGACCTGCGCCGCTCGCTCGGCGGCGGAGCGTGGCTTCCGCTCGCCTTCTTCCTGCTGGTGGCCATGCTCGTCCCGTTCGCGGTCGGCCCCGATCCGCGCCTGCTCGGCCGGATCGCCCCTGGGATGCTGTGGGTCGCGGCGCTGACCGCTGCGCTGCTCCCGGTCGAACGGCTGATCGAACCCGACCGGGCCAGCGGAGTCATCGACCAGCTCGCCGTCCGCGGACTGCTGATGGAGGAGGTCGCGCTTGCCAAGCTCGTCGCTCACTGGCTGAGCTTCGGGCCGCCGCTGCTGCTCGCCGCGCTTCCCGCCGCCGCCCTGCTCGGGATGGACGGAGCGGCGCTTGGCCGAACCCTCCTTACCCTCGCCATCGGCACGCCCGGGCTGGCCGCGCTCGCGGTCGCGGTCGCAAGCCTGACCGCTGGCCTGCCGCGCAGTGGGGCGCTCGCCGCGCTGCTCCTTTTGCCACTCGCCATTCCGCTGCTGATCTTCGCCGCCGGGGCAGCCGGGGACCCCCGCGCCGGCGCGCTTGCGCTCGAGGCCGCGGTCAGCCTGTTCCTTGTCGTCGGCACGCCGTTCCTCGCCGGCGCGGCGCTTCGGATGGGACGGACCTAG
- a CDS encoding class I SAM-dependent methyltransferase — translation MSGLETIVAEPWADWGLIDCGNGAKYERYGHIRVVRPEPQAMWAPARDDWDPDATFVPGSDEDGGGRWVHHRQVPRSWPLSRDGVRFEASLTPFRHLQFFPDMAPQWDWMRARAEGAEVMNLFGYTGVGTLLLSDAGARLTHVDASKKSVEQGKNNAHLAELDERPIRWMIDDAAKFTAREVRRGRRYDGILLDPPKFGRGPTGETWRLEEHLPGLIEDCARLLDKDSRFLVLTVYAVRMSALSIAELVRQKLGALGGTVTCGEMAVREEARGLLLPTAIFARWAP, via the coding sequence ATGAGCGGGCTCGAGACCATCGTCGCCGAGCCGTGGGCCGATTGGGGCCTGATCGACTGCGGCAACGGCGCCAAATATGAGCGCTATGGCCACATCCGCGTGGTCCGGCCCGAGCCGCAGGCGATGTGGGCGCCGGCGCGCGACGACTGGGACCCGGACGCGACCTTCGTGCCCGGCAGCGACGAGGATGGCGGCGGACGCTGGGTCCACCATCGGCAGGTCCCGAGAAGCTGGCCGCTAAGTCGCGACGGAGTGCGCTTCGAGGCCAGCCTGACGCCCTTCCGGCATCTCCAGTTCTTCCCCGACATGGCGCCTCAATGGGACTGGATGCGTGCGCGCGCCGAGGGGGCCGAGGTGATGAACCTGTTCGGCTACACCGGGGTCGGGACGCTCCTGCTGAGCGACGCGGGAGCCCGGCTGACCCATGTCGATGCGTCCAAGAAGAGCGTCGAGCAGGGCAAGAACAATGCGCACCTGGCCGAGCTCGACGAGCGCCCGATCCGCTGGATGATCGACGATGCGGCCAAGTTCACCGCGCGCGAGGTAAGGCGCGGGCGGCGCTATGACGGGATCCTGCTCGATCCTCCCAAGTTCGGGCGCGGGCCGACCGGCGAGACGTGGCGGCTGGAAGAGCATCTGCCCGGCCTGATCGAGGATTGCGCGCGGTTGCTCGACAAGGACAGCCGCTTCCTTGTGCTGACGGTCTATGCGGTCCGGATGAGTGCGCTCAGCATCGCCGAGCTGGTGCGGCAGAAGCTCGGGGCACTCGGCGGGACGGTGACCTGCGGCGAGATGGCGGTGCGCGAGGAAGCGCGCGGCCTGCTGCTCCCGACTGCCATCTTTGCCCGCTGGGCGCCCTAG
- a CDS encoding pitrilysin family protein, with protein MSRISHLANGVTVISSPMAGLETASVGLFVDVGSRHEEARLNGLAHLFEHMVFKGAGGRSARALSEAIEDVGGELNAYTERDSTSFTAAVLAEHVPLAVELLGALVSRPHFEGADLAREAEVVLQELAEAEDTPSDIIFDELWGAAFSGQSLGRSILGSEESVRSIGPADLFAWRDDHYRGGSIVLSAAGRIEHDALVALAETHLGGLGSGRSERSEAATFTPRLRRARAKADQAQLTAGWAAPAIRAENHLPARLFADIAGGGTSSRLFQAVREERGLAYTVSAGLHGHEEIGLFYVHSAMARNQARAAQGLIDEVLRETAATLDQRELDRARTQVRAGQAMGRETPWGLATLAARQWLIHGRLISPDELTTRLQALDVETVRAAGAGLLAGRRAEATIGLPAAKAA; from the coding sequence GTGAGCCGGATCAGTCATCTCGCCAATGGCGTGACCGTCATCAGCAGCCCGATGGCCGGTCTCGAGACCGCTAGCGTCGGTCTGTTCGTCGACGTCGGCTCGCGCCACGAGGAGGCGAGGCTGAACGGGCTCGCGCACCTGTTCGAGCATATGGTCTTCAAGGGTGCGGGCGGGCGCTCGGCGCGGGCACTGTCCGAGGCGATCGAGGACGTCGGCGGCGAACTCAACGCCTATACCGAGCGCGACTCGACGAGCTTCACCGCCGCGGTCCTCGCCGAGCATGTGCCGCTCGCGGTGGAGCTGCTCGGCGCGCTTGTGAGCCGGCCGCATTTCGAGGGCGCGGACCTCGCGCGCGAAGCCGAGGTGGTGCTCCAAGAGCTGGCCGAGGCCGAGGACACGCCGTCCGACATCATCTTCGACGAGCTGTGGGGCGCGGCCTTCTCCGGCCAGTCGCTCGGCCGCTCGATCCTCGGCAGCGAGGAGAGCGTTCGCTCGATCGGGCCGGCCGACCTGTTTGCCTGGCGCGACGACCATTATCGCGGGGGCTCCATCGTCCTCTCGGCCGCGGGGCGGATCGAGCATGATGCGCTGGTCGCGCTCGCCGAGACTCACCTCGGGGGGCTCGGAAGCGGTCGCTCGGAGCGGTCGGAGGCGGCGACTTTCACCCCGCGGCTGCGCCGCGCCCGGGCCAAGGCCGACCAGGCCCAGCTGACCGCCGGCTGGGCGGCGCCCGCGATCCGTGCCGAGAACCATCTGCCGGCGCGGCTGTTCGCCGACATCGCGGGCGGAGGTACCTCGTCGCGGCTGTTCCAGGCGGTGCGCGAAGAGCGCGGCCTCGCCTATACGGTCAGCGCCGGACTTCACGGCCACGAGGAGATCGGCCTGTTCTACGTCCATTCGGCGATGGCCCGGAATCAGGCTCGGGCGGCGCAGGGGCTGATCGACGAGGTGCTCCGCGAGACCGCCGCGACCCTCGACCAGCGCGAGCTCGACCGCGCCCGGACTCAGGTCCGCGCGGGGCAGGCGATGGGCCGCGAGACCCCGTGGGGGCTGGCGACCCTGGCGGCTCGGCAGTGGCTGATCCACGGGCGGCTGATCTCGCCCGACGAGCTGACCACGCGGCTTCAGGCGCTGGACGTCGAGACGGTCCGCGCGGCGGGCGCTGGGCTTCTCGCCGGGCGACGGGCGGAAGCGACCATCGGCCTTCCGGCGGCGAAGGCGGCATGA
- a CDS encoding SURF1 family protein — MTRLPILATLVVVAAVAAMVALGFWQLGRASEKEALLARYEANLRSAPLEVTDRVDLDSDLFRRARTICGGGPRPTRIEGAGKFGFRLLADCTAMDGGRTLVVQLGTTPRPATGARWNGGPVAGYLTPAPDKRSVLRRGFDHAVPDPMIVADPPLAGLSANPAPSLAEVPNNHRSYAFQWFAFAVSALIIYGLALRGRRKGRA, encoded by the coding sequence GTGACGCGCCTTCCGATCCTGGCGACGCTGGTGGTGGTCGCGGCGGTCGCGGCGATGGTCGCGCTCGGTTTCTGGCAGCTTGGGCGGGCAAGCGAGAAGGAAGCGCTGCTCGCCCGCTACGAAGCAAATTTGCGCAGCGCTCCACTCGAAGTGACCGACCGGGTCGACCTCGACTCCGACCTGTTCCGACGGGCGCGAACCATCTGCGGCGGCGGGCCTCGTCCGACGCGGATCGAGGGTGCCGGCAAATTCGGTTTCCGCCTGCTCGCCGATTGCACGGCGATGGACGGCGGGCGAACGCTGGTCGTCCAGCTCGGCACGACCCCGCGGCCTGCTACCGGCGCCAGGTGGAACGGCGGACCGGTCGCGGGTTACCTCACTCCGGCACCCGACAAGCGCTCGGTGCTCCGGCGCGGCTTCGACCATGCGGTGCCGGACCCGATGATCGTCGCCGATCCCCCGCTCGCCGGCCTGTCGGCCAACCCCGCCCCGAGCCTTGCCGAAGTGCCCAACAATCACCGCAGCTATGCATTCCAGTGGTTTGCCTTCGCCGTCAGTGCGCTCATCATCTATGGTCTGGCGCTTCGCGGCCGGAGGAAGGGACGAGCGTGA
- a CDS encoding DUF983 domain-containing protein, giving the protein MARLSGLKGPAGQWLAGTCPRCCKGRLFAGPVRFRDRCESCGLDFTQFNVGDGPAAFLILIVGAILVVGALLLDAAAEPPFYVHLVWLPLGLGLTLGGLRLAKAWLLGAEYRNAAREGRLVP; this is encoded by the coding sequence GTGGCACGGCTGAGCGGGCTGAAGGGACCGGCGGGCCAGTGGCTCGCCGGCACCTGCCCCCGATGTTGCAAGGGCCGGCTGTTCGCCGGCCCTGTTCGTTTCCGCGACCGCTGCGAGTCCTGCGGGCTCGACTTCACCCAGTTCAACGTCGGTGACGGCCCGGCCGCTTTCCTCATCCTGATCGTCGGTGCGATCCTGGTCGTCGGTGCGCTCCTGCTCGATGCCGCCGCCGAGCCGCCTTTCTACGTCCATCTCGTCTGGCTTCCGCTCGGGCTCGGGCTGACGCTCGGCGGGCTTCGTCTGGCCAAGGCGTGGCTGCTCGGCGCCGAATATCGCAACGCCGCGCGCGAGGGACGGCTGGTCCCGTGA
- a CDS encoding cytochrome c oxidase subunit 3 encodes MAATRNHPYHILPPSLWPLIGSFSALALTAGGVLWMHDNPYGRFVLLAGLAGVLLTMFSWWRDVVHESRAGDHTPIVQLHLRYGMILFIASEVMFFLAWFWAFFDNALFPSAVESVGGVWPPKDMPVINPLGFPLLNTLILLCSGTTVTWAHHSLINGDRDGLKKGLLATIALGIVFSAIQAYEYAHAPFGFVSASGGNVYGSTFMMATGFHGAHVLIGTIFLIVCYVRAVKGDFTREKHFGFEAAAWYWHFVDVVWLFLFISIYLWGGWGAEWHG; translated from the coding sequence ATGGCCGCGACCCGCAACCATCCCTACCACATCCTTCCGCCGAGCCTGTGGCCGCTGATCGGGAGCTTCTCGGCGCTGGCGCTGACCGCCGGCGGCGTGCTGTGGATGCACGACAATCCCTACGGCCGCTTCGTGCTCCTTGCCGGGCTCGCGGGCGTGCTGCTGACCATGTTCAGCTGGTGGCGCGATGTCGTCCACGAGAGCCGCGCGGGCGACCACACGCCGATCGTCCAGCTGCACCTGCGCTACGGGATGATCCTGTTCATCGCCTCGGAGGTGATGTTCTTCCTCGCCTGGTTCTGGGCCTTCTTCGACAACGCGCTCTTCCCGAGCGCGGTTGAGAGCGTCGGCGGCGTCTGGCCGCCCAAGGACATGCCGGTCATCAATCCGCTCGGCTTTCCGCTTCTCAACACGCTGATCCTGCTCTGCTCGGGCACGACGGTGACCTGGGCCCACCACAGCCTGATCAACGGCGACCGTGACGGGCTCAAGAAGGGCCTTCTCGCGACTATCGCGCTCGGCATCGTGTTCAGCGCGATCCAGGCCTACGAATATGCGCATGCGCCGTTCGGCTTCGTCAGCGCCAGCGGCGGCAACGTCTACGGCTCGACCTTCATGATGGCGACCGGCTTCCACGGCGCGCACGTGCTGATCGGGACCATCTTCCTGATCGTCTGCTACGTTCGCGCCGTGAAGGGCGACTTCACCCGCGAGAAGCATTTCGGCTTCGAGGCGGCGGCCTGGTACTGGCACTTCGTCGACGTGGTCTGGCTGTTCCTGTTCATCTCCATCTACCTGTGGGGTGGATGGGGTGCCGAGTGGCACGGCTGA
- a CDS encoding cytochrome c oxidase assembly protein, producing the protein MTAASAELAVRNRKVAARAVLFVMFMVGVAFASVPLYRIFCQVTGFGGTPMRAALAPGGQTALAPVGVRFDANINPALPWEFKPGTNTVKVVPGERIVTYYSAKSLVARATTGSATFNVSPAAAGQYFSKLECFCFTEQTLRGGQRVEMPVVFFVDPKIRTDPATSHIEEITLSYTFYPVEKPGQPG; encoded by the coding sequence GTGACGGCCGCGAGCGCCGAACTCGCTGTCCGCAACCGCAAGGTCGCGGCGCGGGCGGTGCTGTTCGTCATGTTCATGGTCGGCGTCGCCTTCGCCAGCGTCCCGCTCTACCGGATCTTCTGCCAGGTGACGGGCTTCGGCGGGACCCCGATGCGTGCCGCGCTCGCGCCGGGCGGCCAGACCGCGCTAGCCCCGGTCGGAGTGCGCTTCGACGCCAACATCAATCCCGCGCTGCCTTGGGAGTTCAAGCCCGGGACCAACACGGTCAAGGTCGTTCCGGGCGAACGGATCGTCACTTATTATTCGGCGAAGAGCCTGGTCGCTCGGGCGACCACGGGAAGCGCGACCTTCAACGTCTCGCCGGCGGCGGCCGGACAATATTTCAGCAAGCTCGAATGCTTCTGCTTCACCGAGCAGACGCTACGCGGCGGGCAGCGGGTCGAGATGCCGGTGGTGTTCTTCGTCGACCCCAAGATCCGGACCGATCCTGCGACCAGTCACATCGAGGAAATCACCCTCTCCTACACTTTTTATCCCGTAGAAAAGCCCGGCCAACCCGGCTAG
- a CDS encoding heme o synthase → MSTAVSTRDLPADWRDLFALTKPRVMSLVVFTGLCGLLAAPVTMHPVLAFTAVLCIALGAGGAGALNQWYEADLDAKMKRTQGRPLPGGRLSPQTALQFGVGLSAGSVVLMDLAANHLAAAILAFSIFFYVGIYTVWLKRRTPQNIVIGGAAGAFPPLIGWVAATGELALLPVLLFLLIFLWTPPHFWALSLFVRSDYAAAGVPMLPVVSGPTHTRRQIALYTLPMAACAVAPWALGLTGAIYGLTAALLSLLFVGLSLMVLANKATEPAGMKPEKKLFAFSILYLFALFGALVLDRFL, encoded by the coding sequence ATGAGCACCGCCGTCTCCACCCGCGACCTCCCGGCCGACTGGCGCGACCTGTTCGCGCTGACCAAGCCACGGGTGATGAGCCTGGTGGTGTTCACCGGCCTGTGCGGACTGCTCGCGGCCCCGGTCACGATGCACCCGGTCCTTGCCTTCACCGCCGTGCTCTGCATCGCGCTCGGCGCTGGCGGAGCCGGGGCGCTCAACCAATGGTATGAAGCGGACCTCGACGCCAAGATGAAGCGGACGCAAGGCCGGCCGCTGCCGGGCGGTCGGCTCAGCCCCCAGACCGCGCTGCAATTCGGAGTCGGCCTGAGCGCGGGAAGCGTGGTTCTGATGGACCTCGCCGCCAATCACCTCGCGGCGGCAATCCTCGCCTTCTCCATCTTCTTCTACGTCGGCATCTACACCGTCTGGCTCAAGCGCCGGACACCGCAGAACATCGTCATCGGCGGCGCGGCAGGCGCCTTCCCGCCGCTGATCGGCTGGGTCGCGGCGACCGGCGAGCTGGCGCTCCTGCCGGTGCTGCTGTTCCTGCTCATCTTCCTCTGGACCCCGCCGCATTTCTGGGCGCTGAGCCTGTTCGTCCGCTCCGACTATGCCGCGGCGGGCGTGCCGATGCTTCCGGTCGTGTCGGGCCCGACCCACACGAGGCGGCAGATCGCGCTCTACACGCTGCCGATGGCGGCCTGCGCGGTGGCGCCCTGGGCGCTCGGGCTGACCGGCGCCATCTACGGCCTCACGGCCGCCTTGCTCAGCCTGCTGTTCGTCGGGCTTAGCCTGATGGTGCTGGCCAACAAGGCGACCGAGCCGGCCGGCATGAAGCCGGAGAAGAAGCTGTTCGCTTTCTCCATCCTCTATCTGTTCGCCTTGTTCGGAGCCCTGGTCTTGGATCGTTTCCTGTGA
- a CDS encoding peptidylprolyl isomerase produces the protein MTIRIAFAIISLALAGAPAWAQASTQASPAATPAPLADLVQVELQTEKGRILLALDRGRAPLTTANFLRYVDAGRFDGITFYRAMPYGSGNGLIQGGITKDSRLLYPPVAHEPASKTGIAHEAGTILLANAGPGTARSDFFITLGSIPFDDDFAPFGKVVEGMDVVKAIFASPTSPTKGVGAMKGQMLEPGIVIRSAKRVPASTAN, from the coding sequence ATGACCATCCGAATCGCTTTTGCAATCATCAGCTTGGCGCTGGCCGGCGCCCCGGCGTGGGCCCAGGCTTCAACGCAGGCCTCACCCGCGGCGACCCCCGCTCCGCTGGCCGATCTCGTCCAGGTCGAGCTCCAGACCGAGAAGGGCCGGATCCTCCTCGCGCTCGATCGCGGCCGGGCTCCGCTGACCACCGCCAACTTCCTGCGCTACGTCGATGCCGGCCGCTTCGACGGGATCACCTTCTACCGCGCCATGCCCTACGGCAGCGGCAACGGACTCATCCAGGGTGGCATCACCAAGGATTCGCGCCTGCTCTACCCGCCGGTCGCGCACGAGCCGGCGAGCAAGACGGGAATCGCGCACGAAGCGGGGACCATCCTCCTCGCCAACGCCGGCCCGGGCACTGCCCGGAGCGACTTCTTCATCACTCTGGGTTCGATCCCCTTCGACGACGACTTCGCGCCGTTCGGCAAGGTGGTCGAGGGAATGGACGTGGTGAAGGCGATCTTCGCTTCGCCGACGTCGCCCACCAAGGGGGTCGGCGCGATGAAGGGCCAGATGCTCGAGCCCGGTATCGTCATCCGCTCGGCGAAGCGCGTTCCGGCCAGCACCGCGAACTAG
- a CDS encoding DUF4126 family protein, giving the protein MLPSLIIGALSGQRALTPLAAVSIAAARHRLPEENAPPPLLDKPWVAGGLLAVAVAEMVGDKWPKSPNRTVLSGSTARFLTAAAAGAALAPREERVKAGLLAAVTAVGTAHLGLAARLRSMKRWSQARTGFVEDALLLAGTALVIRQVATR; this is encoded by the coding sequence ATGCTTCCCTCGCTTATCATCGGCGCCCTTTCGGGCCAGCGCGCCCTGACCCCGCTCGCCGCCGTCTCGATCGCCGCGGCGCGTCACCGCCTGCCCGAGGAGAATGCGCCGCCGCCGCTGCTCGACAAGCCCTGGGTCGCCGGCGGCCTGCTCGCGGTCGCGGTCGCCGAGATGGTCGGCGACAAGTGGCCCAAGTCGCCCAACCGGACGGTCCTCTCGGGCAGCACCGCGCGCTTCCTCACCGCCGCGGCGGCCGGTGCGGCGCTCGCCCCCCGCGAGGAACGGGTGAAGGCCGGGCTGCTCGCCGCCGTCACCGCGGTCGGCACCGCCCACCTCGGGCTTGCCGCGCGGCTGCGCTCGATGAAGCGCTGGAGCCAGGCCCGTACCGGCTTCGTCGAGGATGCGCTGCTCCTCGCCGGTACCGCGCTCGTCATCCGCCAGGTCGCGACCCGCTAG
- the ctaD gene encoding cytochrome c oxidase subunit I, translated as MATTADTMKLTPAEAGHADAHAHDDHDHKPGFFARWFMSTNHKDIGTLYLIFAIIAGIVGGAISGIMRAELAEPGIQILTGAWPLGAGSANIDEAYHHWNVLITGHGLIMVFFMVMPALIGGFANWFVPIMIGAPDMAFPRMNNISFWLTVAGFCSLLLSTFTSGGTGIGAGTGWTVYAPLSTSGSAGPAVDFAIFALHLAGAGSILGAINFITTIFNMRAPGMTLHKMPLFVWSILVTAFLLLLALPVLAGAITMLLTDRNFGTAFFDASGGGDPVLYQHLFWFFGHPEVYIMILPAFGIVSQIIATFSRKPVFGYLGMAYAMVAIGVVGFVVWAHHMFTTGMDVNVKMYFTAATMIIAVPTGVKIFSWIATMWGGSITFPTPMLFAIGFIFLFTVGGVTGVVLANGGVDTYMHDTYYVVAHFHYVLSLGAVFGLFAGFYYWFPKMTGKMYNEPLGKVHFFIMFVGVNLIFFPQHFLGLDGMPRRIPDYNEAFAYWNYISSVGYLVTVVAMGVFFLNVFWSLFAGKKAGDNPWGEGATTLEWTLPSPPPYHQFDVLPKID; from the coding sequence ATGGCCACCACCGCCGATACCATGAAGCTGACCCCCGCCGAGGCGGGTCATGCCGACGCCCATGCGCATGACGACCATGACCACAAGCCGGGCTTCTTTGCCCGCTGGTTCATGTCGACCAACCACAAGGACATCGGCACCCTCTACCTGATCTTCGCGATCATCGCCGGGATCGTCGGCGGCGCCATCTCGGGCATCATGCGGGCCGAGCTTGCCGAGCCGGGCATCCAGATCCTGACCGGGGCTTGGCCGCTGGGCGCGGGAAGCGCCAACATCGACGAGGCCTATCACCACTGGAACGTGCTGATCACCGGCCACGGCCTGATCATGGTCTTCTTCATGGTCATGCCGGCGCTGATCGGCGGCTTCGCCAACTGGTTCGTCCCGATCATGATCGGCGCTCCGGACATGGCCTTCCCGCGGATGAACAACATCAGCTTCTGGCTGACCGTGGCGGGCTTCTGCTCGCTCCTGCTGTCGACCTTCACCAGCGGCGGCACCGGGATCGGCGCGGGTACCGGCTGGACCGTCTACGCTCCGCTCTCGACCAGCGGGTCCGCCGGGCCGGCGGTCGACTTCGCCATCTTCGCGCTCCACCTCGCCGGTGCGGGCTCGATCCTCGGCGCGATCAACTTCATCACGACCATCTTCAACATGCGCGCGCCGGGGATGACCCTGCACAAGATGCCGCTGTTCGTGTGGTCGATCCTGGTCACCGCCTTCCTGCTGCTGCTGGCGCTGCCGGTCCTGGCGGGGGCGATCACCATGCTCCTGACCGACCGCAATTTCGGCACCGCCTTCTTCGACGCGAGCGGCGGCGGCGACCCGGTGCTCTACCAGCACCTGTTCTGGTTCTTCGGCCACCCCGAAGTGTACATCATGATCCTGCCGGCATTCGGCATCGTCAGCCAGATCATCGCCACCTTCAGCCGCAAGCCCGTCTTCGGCTATCTCGGCATGGCCTACGCCATGGTCGCGATCGGCGTCGTCGGGTTCGTCGTCTGGGCGCACCACATGTTCACCACCGGCATGGACGTGAACGTGAAGATGTACTTCACCGCCGCGACCATGATCATCGCGGTCCCGACGGGCGTGAAGATCTTCAGCTGGATCGCGACGATGTGGGGCGGGTCGATCACCTTCCCGACTCCGATGCTGTTCGCGATCGGCTTCATCTTCCTGTTCACCGTGGGCGGCGTGACCGGCGTCGTGCTCGCCAACGGCGGCGTCGACACCTACATGCACGACACCTATTATGTGGTCGCGCACTTCCACTACGTGCTGAGCCTCGGCGCGGTGTTCGGCCTGTTCGCGGGCTTCTACTACTGGTTCCCGAAGATGACCGGGAAGATGTACAACGAGCCGCTCGGCAAGGTGCACTTCTTCATCATGTTCGTCGGCGTGAACCTGATCTTCTTCCCGCAGCACTTCCTCGGGCTCGACGGCATGCCGCGCCGTATCCCAGACTACAACGAGGCGTTCGCCTACTGGAACTACATCTCGTCGGTCGGCTATCTCGTGACCGTGGTGGCGATGGGCGTGTTCTTCCTGAACGTCTTCTGGTCGCTGTTCGCGGGCAAGAAGGCGGGCGACAATCCGTGGGGCGAAGGCGCGACGACGCTCGAGTGGACGCTGCCGAGCCCGCCGCCATACCACCAGTTCGACGTGCTCCCGAAGATCGACTGA
- the coxB gene encoding cytochrome c oxidase subunit II, producing the protein MTLKHWLIAFAAAGLAPMAAQAQQATTPATTAPATAGPSAATANPAATPEAPATPAAGSDATGASAVAPGAAPAATFDHAVPTPGIGMPDGRMGLQDQFTPVGREASAFHDNWLLALCAAISIVVLALLVWTMIRYRRSANPTPSRTSHNTLVEVLWTLLPVLVLVAIAVPSIRLIRHQYSPPPADLTVKVIGNQWYWSYQYPDNGGFEIVSNMLKERNEVAAGTRFRTDADGPRLLAVDERLVIPAGKVVKFIVTSNDVIHSFAMPAFWTKTDANPGILNETWVKVDRPGVYFGQCSELCGARHAFMPVAVEVVTPERFAQWVATKGGTMPGATPAAADSTAATQVSPAAVSAPAPVAGATPAAPPIAPQPAAPGNTQPGVANRAPDSSTN; encoded by the coding sequence ATGACACTGAAACATTGGCTGATCGCTTTTGCCGCCGCCGGCCTCGCGCCCATGGCTGCGCAGGCGCAACAAGCGACCACGCCGGCGACCACCGCTCCGGCCACTGCAGGACCGAGCGCGGCAACCGCCAACCCGGCGGCGACGCCCGAAGCCCCGGCGACGCCGGCGGCCGGCAGCGACGCCACCGGCGCCAGCGCGGTGGCCCCGGGTGCGGCCCCGGCCGCGACCTTCGACCATGCGGTCCCGACCCCGGGCATCGGCATGCCCGACGGACGGATGGGCCTGCAGGACCAGTTCACCCCGGTCGGTCGCGAAGCATCGGCCTTCCACGACAACTGGCTGCTGGCGCTGTGCGCGGCAATCAGCATCGTCGTCCTCGCGCTGCTCGTGTGGACCATGATCCGCTATCGCCGCAGCGCCAACCCGACCCCGAGCCGGACCAGCCACAACACGCTGGTCGAGGTGCTCTGGACGCTCCTTCCGGTGCTCGTGCTGGTCGCCATCGCGGTGCCCTCGATCCGGCTCATCCGCCACCAGTACAGCCCGCCGCCTGCCGACCTCACGGTCAAGGTGATCGGCAACCAGTGGTATTGGTCCTACCAGTATCCGGACAATGGCGGGTTCGAGATCGTCTCGAACATGCTCAAGGAGCGCAACGAGGTCGCCGCCGGCACCCGCTTCCGCACCGACGCCGACGGCCCGCGCCTGCTCGCGGTCGACGAGCGGCTGGTGATCCCGGCGGGCAAGGTGGTGAAGTTCATCGTCACCTCGAACGACGTCATCCACAGCTTCGCCATGCCGGCCTTCTGGACCAAGACCGACGCCAACCCGGGCATCCTCAACGAGACCTGGGTCAAGGTCGACCGGCCGGGCGTCTACTTCGGCCAGTGCTCCGAGCTTTGCGGCGCGCGCCACGCCTTCATGCCGGTCGCGGTCGAGGTGGTGACCCCAGAGCGCTTCGCGCAGTGGGTCGCGACCAAGGGCGGGACCATGCCGGGTGCAACCCCGGCGGCGGCGGACAGCACCGCGGCGACCCAGGTCAGCCCGGCGGCGGTGAGCGCCCCGGCGCCGGTCGCGGGTGCGACTCCGGCCGCTCCGCCGATCGCGCCGCAGCCGGCAGCGCCCGGAAATACTCAGCCGGGCGTCGCCAACCGCGCGCCCGACAGCAGCACCAATTAA
- the pyrE gene encoding orotate phosphoribosyltransferase: MTEEQILAEFRAAEALLEGHFILSSGLRSPRYLQCARVLMDPARAERLARALADKLPADIRARLQAVVSPAMGGVIIGHEMGRALGLPAMFVERPTGTFELRRGFRLDPGTRVLLVEDVVTTGLSSREAIKAIAESGGEVIAAASLVDRSNGTADLGVPFTPLIRLDVPTYAADDLPPDLAAIPAIKPGSRAAA, translated from the coding sequence ATGACCGAAGAGCAGATCCTGGCCGAATTCCGCGCCGCCGAGGCCCTTCTCGAGGGCCACTTCATCCTTAGCTCCGGTCTTCGCAGTCCACGCTATCTCCAGTGCGCGCGTGTGTTGATGGACCCTGCCCGCGCCGAACGCCTCGCCCGCGCGCTCGCCGACAAGCTGCCCGCCGACATCCGGGCCCGGCTCCAGGCGGTGGTCTCCCCGGCGATGGGCGGAGTGATCATCGGCCACGAGATGGGCCGGGCGCTCGGCCTTCCCGCCATGTTCGTCGAGCGTCCCACCGGCACCTTCGAGCTTCGCCGCGGCTTCCGCCTCGATCCCGGCACCCGCGTGCTGCTGGTCGAGGATGTCGTGACCACTGGCCTGTCGAGCCGCGAGGCGATCAAGGCCATTGCCGAATCCGGCGGCGAGGTGATCGCCGCGGCCTCTCTTGTCGACCGCTCGAACGGCACCGCCGATCTCGGCGTCCCCTTCACCCCGCTGATCCGCCTCGACGTGCCGACCTACGCCGCCGACGACCTCCCCCCCGACCTCGCCGCCATTCCCGCGATCAAGCCGGGGAGCCGGGCGGCGGCATGA